In the Spirochaetales bacterium genome, one interval contains:
- a CDS encoding type II toxin-antitoxin system RelE/ParE family toxin: MKRNNGEFIELERAKKELKGKYRGLYSYRFSDYRIVYRINKPAIEILILRIRHRKNVYDGFY; this comes from the coding sequence TTGAAGCGTAATAACGGTGAGTTTATCGAACTGGAACGGGCCAAAAAGGAATTGAAGGGAAAGTACCGGGGATTGTACAGTTACCGGTTTTCCGATTACAGAATCGTCTATCGGATTAATAAACCCGCAATTGAAATTCTCATTCTCAGAATACGACACAGGAAAAATGTGTACGACGGGTTTTATTGA
- a CDS encoding NUDIX domain-containing protein has protein sequence MIFTFCPRCKAKKVNFDGFKEYSCISCGYTFYHNPAAAVAALIPLNDKVLMIKRARDPGKGKLDLPGGFVDPGESAENALRREIREELGVEIRSLTYFGSYPNIYNYKRIEYHTCDLVFIAEIEEFPEHKDDEEIEETIMISPCALMRERIAFDSIKHALKDYCALLRRNPNGSR, from the coding sequence ATGATTTTTACTTTTTGTCCCCGATGCAAGGCAAAAAAGGTCAATTTTGACGGGTTCAAGGAATACTCCTGTATTTCCTGCGGGTATACCTTTTATCATAATCCGGCGGCGGCAGTGGCAGCGCTCATTCCGTTAAACGACAAGGTATTAATGATAAAGCGGGCACGGGATCCGGGAAAAGGTAAGCTCGATCTTCCGGGGGGATTTGTCGATCCGGGAGAATCGGCCGAAAATGCCTTGAGGCGTGAGATACGCGAGGAACTTGGCGTCGAGATTCGTTCACTGACATATTTCGGCTCGTACCCGAATATTTACAATTACAAACGAATCGAATACCACACTTGCGATCTTGTCTTCATTGCCGAAATCGAGGAATTTCCCGAACATAAGGACGATGAAGAAATTGAAGAAACCATAATGATCTCACCATGCGCCTTGATGCGGGAAAGAATTGCCTTTGATTCGATCAAGCATGCACTAAAGGATTATTGTGCATTATTGCGCCGGAATCCGAATGGTTCACGATAA